A stretch of Astyanax mexicanus isolate ESR-SI-001 chromosome 21, AstMex3_surface, whole genome shotgun sequence DNA encodes these proteins:
- the fscn1b gene encoding fascin, which yields MIDPTFSPSPVYQFLSLSLSLSLSLSLSLSLSSTHTGPFTQYTPPASLSLSLTHPHRSPTHPVSLYLSSSHAHTPLCSTQLSSSAMATPDAPGEPLVVRLGLINAENKYLTAESFGFSINASAASMKKKQVWTLEHAGDADSISVLLRSHLGRYLACDKDGVVTADRERPEADCRFAVIANDDGRWALRSEAHSRYLGGAEDRVACVANPGTMWSVHLAVHPQVNIYSVARKRYAGVRGGQLAADRDAPWGVDALLTLVYAERRYHLQTHDGRFLGASGQLVAGPPVAAATGFTLEFRAGAVTFRDSTGANLAPSGPTGALKAGKSARSGKDELFVMERSRAQVVLTASNGRNVSMRQGVDLSANQEEESNQEVFQMEMEKEKKRCSFRCYSSKYWSLTPSGAIQCTASSKSASCFFDLEWKDSKVTLKASNGKYLTAKKNGQLTASVDSAGDQELFVLKLINRPLIVLLGEHGFIGCRKQGTGTLDCNRSSYDVFQLEYNDNTYSLKDSTGKYWTAEADGTIVSSSATPVYFHFEFCDYNKVAIKTQEGLYLKGDHAGVLKAKAQGIENASLWEY from the exons ATGATTGATCCCACCTTCAGCCCCTCGCCAGTatatcaatttctctctctctctctctctctctctctctctctctctctctctctcagtctctcaagCACCCACACTGGTCCCTTCACCCAATACACCCccccagcctctctctctctttctctcactcatccACACCGGTCCCCCACCCACCcagtctctctgtatctttcttccTCACACGCGCACACGCCCCTCTGCAGCACTCAGCTCTCCTCCTCAGCTATGGCTACCCCGGACGCCCCCGGCGAGCCCCTGGTGGTCCGCCTCGGCCTCATCAATGCCGAGAACAAGTACCTGACCGCGGAGAGCTTCGGCTTCAGCATCAACGCGTCCGCCGCCTCCATGAAGAAGAAGCAGGTGTGGACCCTGGAGCACGCGGGCGACGCGGACTCCATCAGCGTGCTGCTCCGGAGTCACCTGGGCCGGTACCTGGCGTGCGATAAGGACGGCGTGGTGACGGCCGACCGCGAGCGACCCGAGGCAGACTGCCGGTTTGCGGTGATCGCGAACGACGACGGCCGCTGGGCGCTGCGCTCCGAGGCGCACTCGCGCTACCTGGGCGGCGCCGAGGACCGCGTGGCGTGCGTGGCCAACCCCGGGACCATGTGGAGCGTGCACCTGGCCGTGCACCCGCAGGTCAACATCTACAGCGTCGCGCGCAAACGGTACGCGGGAGTGCGGGGAGGCCAGCTGGCCGCGGACCGCGACGCGCCGTGGGGCGTGGACGCACTGCTCACGCTGGTCTACGCCGAGCGCCGCTACCACCTGCAGACGCACGACGGGCGCTTCTTGGGCGCGAGCGGGCAGCTGGTGGCCGGACCGCCCGTCGCCGCCGCCACGGGCTTCACGCTGGAGTTCCGCGCGGGCGCCGTCACCTTCCGGGACTCCACCGGGGCAAACCTCGCGCCCTCGGGACCCACAGGGGCGCTGAAGGCGGGCAAGAGCGCGCGCTCCGGAAAGGACGAGCTGTTCGTGATGGAGCGGAGCCGCGCGCAGGTGGTGCTCACCGCCAGCAACGGCAGAAACGTGTCCATGCGCCAAG GGGTAGATCTGTCGGCCAATCAGGAAGAAGAGTCGAATCAGGAGGTGTTtcagatggagatggagaaggaGAAAAAGCGCTGCTCCTTTAGGTGCTACAGCAGCAAGTACTGGAGCCTTACCCCCAGCGGAGCCATCCAGTGCACTGCGTCTTCCAA ATCGGCCAGCTGCTTCTTCGACTTGGAGTGGAAAGACTCAAAGGTTACTCTCAAGGCCAGTAACGGCAAGTACCTGACAGCCAAGAAGAACGGTCAGCTGACCGCCTCTGTGGACTCTGCAG GTGACCAGGAGCTTTTTGTCCTGAAGCTCATTAACAGGCCGTTAATCGTGTTGCTTGGGGAGCATGGCTTCATCGGCTGCCGCAAGCAAGGCACAGGAACTCTGGACTGCAACCGCTCCTCCTACGACGTCTTCCAGTTAGAGTATAACGACAACACCTACAGTCTGAAAG ACTCGACAGGAAAGTACTGGACAGCGGAGGCGGACGGTACCATTGTGAGCAGCAGTGCCACTCCAGTCTACTTCCACTTTGAGTTCTGCGACTACAACAAAGTGGCCATTAAGACCCAAGAGGGCCTTTATCTGAAGGGAGACCATGCTGGGGTTCTCAAGGCCAAAGCACAAGGCATCGAAAATGCCTCTCTGTGGGAATATTGA